In Nitrospira sp., the following proteins share a genomic window:
- the nusB gene encoding transcription antitermination factor NusB, producing the protein MASRHQARERAVQILFQYDIHGQAGPWLDDFWIQYPLAEELRVFAERLVSGVRANKKELDALIGTYATNWKVSRMPIIDRNILRMGCFELLHVPEVPAKVTLNEAIELAKSFGDEEASKFVNGILDKVLGSDARLERKRAFPELPVVGSDSSVKRET; encoded by the coding sequence ATGGCCTCTCGACATCAAGCCCGTGAACGGGCGGTACAGATTCTCTTTCAATACGATATTCACGGCCAGGCGGGTCCCTGGCTGGACGATTTCTGGATTCAGTATCCCTTGGCTGAGGAGTTGCGTGTGTTCGCGGAGCGATTGGTATCCGGCGTCCGGGCCAACAAAAAGGAACTGGACGCGCTGATCGGGACCTATGCGACCAACTGGAAGGTCAGCCGGATGCCGATCATCGACCGCAATATTCTCCGCATGGGCTGTTTTGAATTGCTGCATGTGCCGGAGGTGCCGGCCAAGGTCACGCTGAATGAGGCGATCGAGCTGGCCAAGAGTTTCGGCGACGAAGAGGCCTCCAAATTCGTGAACGGCATTCTCGACAAGGTGCTCGGGTCGGATGCACGGTTGGAACGGAAGCGGGCGTTTCCCGAATTGCCGGTGGTGGGCAGCGACAGCAGCGTAAAGCGTGAAACGTGA
- a CDS encoding 6,7-dimethyl-8-ribityllumazine synthase: protein MKLRKGSQDATGLTFGIVASKFNKFVTSRLLTECVKALTKAGVTDEAIEVVRVPGAFEIPLVARQLARSGRFDAVICLGAVIRGDTPHFEYISAEVSRGILQASMDSNIPVIFGVLTTDTVAQAIERADPDKLNRGADAAKTAIEMVNVMRLLKKEGSGETPQPAAPSRRAGRSAARPKR from the coding sequence ATGAAGCTTCGCAAGGGTTCCCAAGACGCCACGGGGCTGACGTTCGGCATCGTGGCGAGCAAATTTAATAAGTTTGTCACCAGCCGGTTGCTAACGGAGTGCGTGAAGGCACTGACGAAGGCCGGCGTGACGGATGAGGCCATCGAGGTGGTACGGGTGCCGGGCGCGTTTGAAATTCCCCTCGTGGCCCGCCAGCTTGCCCGGTCCGGTCGATTCGATGCGGTGATTTGTCTCGGCGCAGTGATCCGTGGTGATACGCCGCATTTCGAGTACATCAGTGCCGAAGTCAGTCGAGGGATTCTACAAGCCTCGATGGATTCGAATATCCCGGTCATCTTCGGCGTCCTCACCACCGATACCGTGGCTCAGGCCATTGAGCGCGCCGACCCCGATAAGTTGAATCGCGGCGCCGATGCGGCGAAAACGGCGATCGAAATGGTCAATGTGATGCGATTGCTCAAAAAGGAAGGAAGCGGGGAGACGCCGCAGCCGGCTGCCCCGTCACGACGAGCCGGGCGATCGGCAGCGAGGCCGAAACGCTGA